The DNA sequence TCGTGATGTCGTTGTGCGGGCTGATCGTCGGCTGGCGGATCCGCGGCAGTTTCCTCGACGCGGTGCTCGGCTACCTGGTGATGCTGATGTTCGCGTGGGCGCTGTCCTGGGTCGGCGCGCTGATCGGCCTCACCGCGCGCAGCGTCGAGGTGGCGCAGAGCGCGGGGCTGATCTGGATGTTCCCGCTGAGCTTCGTCTCGTCGGCGTTCGTCCCGACGGACAAGATGCCGCCGTTCCTCCGGGCGATCGCCGACTGGAACCCGTTCACCGCGGTGATCAACGCGACGCGCGACCTGTTCGGCAACCGCTTCGGCGTCCCGCCGACGGGCTGGCCGGCGGAGCACGCGGCGCTGTACTCGATCCTGTGCTGCGTGGCGATCATCGCGGTGTTCGCGCCGCTGGCGACGGCGCGGTACCGCAAGGTGGCCAGCAAGTAGGACCGTCCACAACGGACTCGCCACCGGGTGGCGGGTTCAGCGGGTCGGCGGCAGGCCGAACGCCGTGAACAGCCGCGGATCCTGGAACACCACGTTGTGCGCGACGCCGGCCGGCGTCACCGTCAGCACCTGCAGGGTGTGCAGGCGGTGGCCGCCGTCGGCCGGGCAGTACGCGGCGAGCGCGGGCTGGCCGTTCGCCGTGAGCGGGACCGCCCGCCAGGCGCCGGGGCGCATCGTGAACACCCGGGCCATGAAGCGGCCGTAGTCCGCGCGCCCGGCGTACCAGAGCGGCACCGGCGGCATCTCGAGCACCGCGTCGTCGGTCAGCAGCGAGACGAGCGCGGGGACGTCGGCGGCCTCGAACGCGCGGACGTACCGCTCGACCGTCTCCCGGACGGCCTGGTCCCCGGGTTCGCGGACCTCGTGCTCCCGGGGGGTGGCCGTGGCGAGCGCGGCCCGCGCCCGTTGCAGTGAGCTGTTGACGGCGGCCGCCGACGTGTCCAGCTGCGTCGCGACCTCGGCCGCGCTGAACTGCAGGACGTCGCGCAGCACCAGGACCGCCCGCTGGCGTGGCGGGAGCAGTTGCACGGCGGCGACGAACGCGAGCCGCACGCCGGCGCGGGCCTGCGGGTCGCCGGTGTAGCGCGCGGGCAGCGGCTGGAGCCAGGGCACTTCGAAGTCCGGGACGAGCGGGACGTCCGGGTCGGTGCTCGCGGCGCCGAGCCCGGACGGCAGCGGCCGCCGCGCCCGGCCTTCGAGCGCGGTCAGGCAGACGTTGGTCGCGATGCGGTAGAGCCAGGTGCGCACGGACGCGCGCCCCTCGTCGTAGCGCTCACGCGCCTTCCACGCGCGCAGGAGGGTTTCCTGGGCCAGGTCCTCGGCGTCGTGCAGCGAGCCGAGCATCCGGTAGCAGTGCACGACCAGCTCACGCCGGAACGGCTCGAAGCCCACCTCGGAGTCCACGCCGGAGATTGTGCCCCGGATCGCGATGAGTTCCGCGGCGGTCCCCGGTATGTACCCGTGACCGCACCGCTCGCGAAGGGACCACCATGAACGACGTCATCGTCATCCAGTTCACCACCCTCGACGGGGTCGTCGAGGACCCGGACGGCTCGGGCGGCACCACCGGCGGCGGCTGGGCGTTCCGGCACGGCCCCGAAGCCGTGGCCGGGGACAAGTTCCGGCTCGGCACGCTGCTCGACACCGGCGTGCTGCTGCTGGGCCGGGGCACGTGGGAGCTGTTCTCGAAGCTGTGGCCCACCCGGACGGACGACTTCTCGACGCGGATGAACAAGGCCGCCAAGCGGGTCGCTTCCCGCACGCTCACCGACGTCGGCGCCTGGGAGAACTCGGCCCTGCTCAGCGGGGACCTGCTCGACGAGGTCCGGCGGCTGCGCGAAGAGCGCGACGTCGTCGTCATCGGCAGCACGAGCATCGTGCACACCCTGGCCGGGCACGGGCTGGTCGACGAATACCGCCTGCTCGTCTTCCCGCTCGTGCTCGGCTCCGGGCGCACGTGGTTCACCGGACCCGGTGATCTTCACCCGGTCTCGGTGGAGCAGAGCGGAGCCGCCGCCCTGCTGCGCTACCGGACGTCGTGACGCCTCAGTCCTCTTCGGACAGTTCCACGATCGGGATCGACCGCTTCGCCTTCTCCCGGTGCTCGGCCAGGAAGGGGTAGTGCTTCTCCAGCTCCGTCCA is a window from the Amycolatopsis sp. NBC_00355 genome containing:
- a CDS encoding ABC transporter permease yields the protein MNALTKGISDGGVITWRNLMNVRRNPDWLMAATLQPIMFVLLFAYVFGNAIGGDAGGGAYREFLIAGIFAQTVAFNSAFTVIGFANDLQKGIIDRFRSLPMSRIAVVLGRTTSDLVVSVVALVVMSLCGLIVGWRIRGSFLDAVLGYLVMLMFAWALSWVGALIGLTARSVEVAQSAGLIWMFPLSFVSSAFVPTDKMPPFLRAIADWNPFTAVINATRDLFGNRFGVPPTGWPAEHAALYSILCCVAIIAVFAPLATARYRKVASK
- a CDS encoding sigma-70 family RNA polymerase sigma factor, with translation MDSEVGFEPFRRELVVHCYRMLGSLHDAEDLAQETLLRAWKARERYDEGRASVRTWLYRIATNVCLTALEGRARRPLPSGLGAASTDPDVPLVPDFEVPWLQPLPARYTGDPQARAGVRLAFVAAVQLLPPRQRAVLVLRDVLQFSAAEVATQLDTSAAAVNSSLQRARAALATATPREHEVREPGDQAVRETVERYVRAFEAADVPALVSLLTDDAVLEMPPVPLWYAGRADYGRFMARVFTMRPGAWRAVPLTANGQPALAAYCPADGGHRLHTLQVLTVTPAGVAHNVVFQDPRLFTAFGLPPTR
- a CDS encoding dihydrofolate reductase family protein — encoded protein: MNDVIVIQFTTLDGVVEDPDGSGGTTGGGWAFRHGPEAVAGDKFRLGTLLDTGVLLLGRGTWELFSKLWPTRTDDFSTRMNKAAKRVASRTLTDVGAWENSALLSGDLLDEVRRLREERDVVVIGSTSIVHTLAGHGLVDEYRLLVFPLVLGSGRTWFTGPGDLHPVSVEQSGAAALLRYRTS